The Deinococcus sp. KNUC1210 nucleotide sequence GCGGCAGGATCTGCGGGCCATCGGCATGATGGGTGTCAAGGGTTGTCCGGACGCTGCCGGAGCCATCGAGATCGGCTATGGACTCAATCCGGAAGCCTGGAATCAGGGCTACGCCACCGAGGCGCTGCGTGCCCTGCTGCCCCACTGGCGGGCACAGGAGGGCGTGCAGCAACTCCGGGCCGAGACAGCGACCAGCAACCCTGCCAGCGCCCGCGTGTTGGAGAAAAGCGGCTTCGTGCGGGTGGGCAGCGCCTGGAGTGAAGAAGACGGTGATCTGCTGCTGTGGACGTGGCAGGCCTAGGTCGGCGTGCGCCCTGCTGCCCGGCAGTGGGCGCACAGCTCTAGAAACCACAGGAAGCGGCCACAAAGAAACTTCCGCCCCGGCAGAAGCCGAAGCGGAAGATCGTGGTGACCCCAACGGGGTTCGAACCCGTATCGCTACCTTGAAAGGGTAGTGTCCTAACCGTTAGACGATGGGGCCACACCTTCAGTTTTGCGTTCCTTTCAGAAGAGACTTCGTTCGGGTACGCTTGCTGCCCTTTCAAGGGGTGCTTTTCAGCACGCACGCCAGAATACAGGTGAAGTGGGGGTCCGTCAAGAGCGGGTGAACTCGGAGCGGGCGGCACGTGGCCTGCGGGTGCGGTCAGCGGGGCTGGAGCCCTCAGCGCTCACAGCCTTCTGGCCAGACCACGCGGCCCGGTTCGTCTGCGACTTCAGGCGTGGATGGCGCGTTTGTCGACAGCCATCGCCGCTTCCTTGACAGCCTCGCTGAGCGTCGGGTGGGCATGGACGGTGCGGGCCAGATCTTCGGCGCTGCCGCCAAACTCCATCACGCTCACGGCCTCGGCGATCAGTTCCGAGACGCCGCCGCCCAGCATGTGGACGCCCAGGATGCGGTCGGTGTCGGCATCGGCCACCACCTTGACGAAGCCGCGCGTGTCGCCGTGCCCGGTGGCGCGTCCGTTGGCGGTGAAGGGAAACTGCCCGGTCTTGACCTTCAGGCCGCGCTTGACGGCCTCCTGCTCGGTCAGACCTGCCCAGGCGATCTCGGGACTGGTGTAGATGACCCAGGGCACGGCGTCGTAGTTGACGTGTCCGGCCTTGCCCGCGAGCTGCTCGGCCAGTGCCACGCCCTCGTCTTCGGCCTTGTGTGCCAGCATCGCGCCGCCGATCACGTCACCGATGGCGTACACGCCCTTCAGGTTGGTGCGGAAGTGGGCATCGACCTTCACGAAGCCGCGCTCGTCGAGTTGCAGCCCCACCGTCTCTGCGCCCAGCCCAGCCGTATGGGGCACGCGCCCCACGGCCACGATCAGGCGGTCGAATTCGGCCTGCACGTCCTGACCGTTCTCGGTATACGTCACCTTGACGCTGCTGCCGGTGTCCTCGATGGCCCCGATCTGCACGCCGAAATGGAAGTCCAGGCCCTGCTTCTGGAACTCGCGCAGGGCGGCCTTGCTGATGGCAGCGTCGGCAGCCATCAGGAAGCCGGGCAGCGCTTCGAGCACCGTGACGCTTGCCCCCAGACGACGCCACACACTGCCCAGTTCCACACCGATCACGCCCGCTCCGATCACGCCCAGCTTCTGCGGCACTTCCGGCAGCGTCAGGGCGCCCGAGTTCTCGACGACACGCTCACTGAACTGCACGCCCGGCAGGCTGCGGGGGCTGCTGCCCGTCGCCACGATCACGTTTTTCGCGGCGACCTCGGTTCCGGCCACGCTCACGATCCAGGTATCGCCTTCCTGGCGCTCCAGCTTGCCCAGACCGTGCAGGCTGGCGACCTTGTTCTTCTTGAACAGGAAGGTCACGCCGCCCGACATCTTCTCGACCACGCCGTCCTTGCGGGCGAGCATCTTGTTCAGGTCGATGCTCGCGCCCTGCACCTGAATGCCGTGCTCTGCGGCCTCGTGCGTGATCATCTCGTATTTTTCGCTGGAATCCAGCATCGCCTTGCTGGGAATGCAGCCCACGTTCAGGCAGGTGCCGCCCAGGGCAGGTTTCCCGTTTCGCTCGAAACTGTCGATGCACGCCACTTTAAAGCCGAGCTGAGCGGCACGAATGGCAGCCACGTATCCTGCCGGGCCGCCTCCAATCACGACAACGTCATAAGTATCCACACCTCTCAGTC carries:
- the lpdA gene encoding dihydrolipoyl dehydrogenase, whose translation is MDTYDVVVIGGGPAGYVAAIRAAQLGFKVACIDSFERNGKPALGGTCLNVGCIPSKAMLDSSEKYEMITHEAAEHGIQVQGASIDLNKMLARKDGVVEKMSGGVTFLFKKNKVASLHGLGKLERQEGDTWIVSVAGTEVAAKNVIVATGSSPRSLPGVQFSERVVENSGALTLPEVPQKLGVIGAGVIGVELGSVWRRLGASVTVLEALPGFLMAADAAISKAALREFQKQGLDFHFGVQIGAIEDTGSSVKVTYTENGQDVQAEFDRLIVAVGRVPHTAGLGAETVGLQLDERGFVKVDAHFRTNLKGVYAIGDVIGGAMLAHKAEDEGVALAEQLAGKAGHVNYDAVPWVIYTSPEIAWAGLTEQEAVKRGLKVKTGQFPFTANGRATGHGDTRGFVKVVADADTDRILGVHMLGGGVSELIAEAVSVMEFGGSAEDLARTVHAHPTLSEAVKEAAMAVDKRAIHA
- a CDS encoding GNAT family N-acetyltransferase, which encodes MIIETSRLLIVPLPLSVVRQRLETADFTAEVASPSGPLRVQFPPEWPGDPLPLFRGMADRADLAAAHSVLIRRQDLRAIGMMGVKGCPDAAGAIEIGYGLNPEAWNQGYATEALRALLPHWRAQEGVQQLRAETATSNPASARVLEKSGFVRVGSAWSEEDGDLLLWTWQA